One genomic region from Verrucomicrobiota bacterium encodes:
- a CDS encoding terpene cyclase/mutase family protein: MTARLFLSRCRVLLVLFACWAGTALRAQELFEGGLDPLSTQVDRIYVKGLQYLLKNQVPDGYWQETVYGKEPAVVGLSMVAMLAHGDDPEAGPYAGAIKRALNYVLKQQSDTGYIGRSMYNHGFSTLALAEAYGVVQDDRLGPALTKAVRLILNSQSKNPHGGWRYTPESGDADTTVSGAQMVALFAARNSGIAVPEEAIQKGLKYFVSMQTPDGGFGYTTAVSPNGPRTAIGCLVFALAKEKQSKTFQSAFDFLKKVQAESSFQHYFIYYAAQAYFHASPEAWQTWNRANIRSLASSQNPDGSWEGQFGPTFTTASSLLSLALNYRYLPIYER, encoded by the coding sequence ATGACCGCGCGTTTGTTTCTTTCCCGATGCCGGGTCCTGCTTGTCCTTTTCGCATGTTGGGCGGGGACGGCCTTGCGTGCTCAGGAGCTTTTTGAAGGTGGATTGGATCCGCTTTCCACCCAAGTCGATCGTATCTACGTCAAGGGCTTGCAGTATCTGTTGAAGAATCAAGTTCCGGACGGTTACTGGCAGGAAACGGTGTACGGGAAAGAGCCGGCTGTGGTGGGGTTGTCCATGGTTGCGATGCTGGCGCATGGGGACGATCCGGAGGCGGGTCCCTACGCGGGGGCCATCAAGCGAGCTTTGAATTACGTGCTCAAGCAGCAGTCGGACACCGGCTACATCGGGCGGTCGATGTATAATCACGGATTTTCGACGCTGGCGCTCGCGGAGGCCTACGGGGTGGTCCAGGACGACCGGTTGGGTCCGGCGCTGACCAAGGCGGTGCGGTTGATTCTCAATTCGCAAAGCAAGAATCCACACGGAGGCTGGCGTTACACTCCCGAGAGCGGCGACGCCGACACGACCGTGAGCGGGGCGCAGATGGTGGCGTTGTTCGCGGCGCGCAACTCGGGTATCGCCGTGCCGGAAGAGGCGATTCAGAAAGGGTTGAAATACTTCGTGTCGATGCAAACTCCGGACGGGGGTTTTGGCTACACCACCGCGGTCTCGCCCAATGGACCACGCACCGCGATTGGCTGTTTGGTTTTCGCGCTGGCGAAGGAAAAGCAGTCGAAAACGTTTCAATCCGCGTTCGATTTTCTGAAGAAGGTTCAGGCCGAGAGTTCCTTTCAGCACTACTTCATCTACTACGCCGCCCAGGCCTACTTCCACGCGTCTCCGGAGGCCTGGCAAACATGGAATCGGGCGAATATTCGAAGTCTCGCCAGTTCGCAGAATCCGGATGGGAGTTGGGAAGGGCAGTTCGGTCCGACCTTCACGACGGCGTCCTCGCTGCTTTCCCTCGCGCTGAATTATCGTTACTTGCCGATTTATGAGCGTTGA